From Amycolatopsis sp. YIM 10, the proteins below share one genomic window:
- the cysS gene encoding cysteine--tRNA ligase, whose product MALHLYDTASRSAREFQPARSGTASIYVCGATVQGIPHIGHVRGALNYDVLRRWLVHNGLDVLFVRNVTDIDDKILTKAAANGRPWWEWAATHERAFEDAYTALGCLPPSIAPRATGHVTQMVELMQRLIERGHAYAAGGDVYFSVKSFDGYGALSGQQLDDVQQGESLAEGKRDPRDFTLWKRAKPGEPSWPTPWGEGRPGWHLECSAMATAYLGGEFDIHGGGVDLVFPHHENERAQSNAAGDGFARFWLHNAWVTMSGEKMSKSLGNVVAIPEMLRNYRAVELRYYLVQPHYRSTIEYSDAAVSEAAQGYRRIEQFLRRVAGAVGAVEPGALPAEFAAALDDDLSTPQAFAVMHNTVRDGNAALDSGDNSRALELAASVRGMTAVLGLDPLDPRWAAGQEGPANQALTELVGGLLETRQQARKEKDFTLADSVRAWLLNAGVTVEDTPNGPQWTLKDS is encoded by the coding sequence GTGGCCCTACACCTATACGACACGGCGTCCAGGAGTGCGCGGGAGTTCCAGCCCGCCCGCAGTGGAACGGCGTCGATCTACGTGTGTGGGGCGACCGTGCAGGGCATTCCGCACATCGGGCACGTCCGCGGCGCGCTGAACTACGACGTGCTGCGGCGCTGGCTTGTCCACAATGGACTCGACGTGCTGTTCGTGCGCAACGTCACCGACATCGACGACAAGATCCTCACCAAGGCCGCGGCGAACGGCAGGCCGTGGTGGGAGTGGGCGGCCACGCACGAGCGCGCCTTCGAGGACGCCTACACCGCGCTGGGCTGCCTGCCGCCGTCGATCGCGCCGCGGGCCACCGGCCACGTGACGCAGATGGTCGAGCTGATGCAGCGGCTGATCGAGCGCGGGCACGCCTACGCGGCCGGTGGTGACGTCTACTTCTCGGTGAAGTCCTTCGACGGCTACGGCGCGCTCTCCGGCCAGCAGCTCGACGACGTCCAGCAGGGCGAGAGCCTGGCCGAGGGCAAGCGCGACCCGCGCGACTTCACCCTGTGGAAGCGCGCGAAGCCCGGCGAGCCGTCGTGGCCGACGCCGTGGGGCGAGGGGCGGCCCGGCTGGCACCTCGAGTGCTCGGCGATGGCCACCGCCTATCTCGGCGGCGAGTTCGACATCCACGGCGGCGGCGTCGACCTGGTCTTCCCGCACCACGAGAACGAGCGCGCGCAGTCGAACGCGGCAGGCGACGGGTTCGCCCGGTTCTGGCTGCACAACGCCTGGGTGACCATGTCCGGCGAGAAGATGTCGAAGTCGCTGGGCAACGTGGTCGCCATTCCGGAGATGCTGCGCAACTACCGGGCCGTGGAGCTGCGCTACTACCTGGTGCAGCCGCACTACCGGTCGACCATCGAGTACTCCGACGCGGCGGTTTCCGAGGCCGCGCAGGGCTATCGCCGGATCGAGCAGTTCCTCCGGCGGGTGGCGGGCGCGGTCGGCGCGGTCGAGCCGGGGGCGCTGCCCGCGGAGTTCGCCGCGGCGCTCGACGACGACCTGTCCACCCCGCAGGCGTTCGCCGTGATGCACAACACCGTGCGCGACGGCAACGCGGCGCTGGACTCGGGCGATAACTCCCGGGCGCTCGAACTCGCCGCTTCGGTGCGCGGGATGACCGCGGTGCTCGGGCTCGACCCGCTCGACCCGCGCTGGGCGGCCGGTCAGGAGGGCCCGGCGAACCAGGCGCTGACCGAGCTGGTCGGCGGGCTGCTGGAGACCAGGCAGCAGGCGCGCAAGGAAAAGGACTTCACGCTCGCGGATTCGGTGCGCGCGTGGTTGCTCAACGCGGGTGTCACGGTGGAGGACACCCCCAACGGTCCACAGTGGACCCTTAAGGACTCGTAG